A window of the Phycicoccus sp. M110.8 genome harbors these coding sequences:
- a CDS encoding TerB N-terminal domain-containing protein produces the protein MVTVAGYNLPGMVYVGRGLASPKANPDPSLIDPNLRVDTRRPDRDGKSLGYWPSYSNLTPGARAAYLHWLSTGASNPTAPIGYVFLYFYGLERRALIDIAANKSLAPEVVSIRAEVTRLLNMYGNNGSFSSYASQFLPVLDLLEATAGDPVNAPVPPLVRQTWPIPMTLRVALGDLVADGLPIPARWALAWAWYHPEIYPRTAAYRCPEEFAALFTLRYEQKHKAGIKVRSTSRPVKVSYYTASAGIGAAELEMTAIPDVFESAGPGRQLRDLFEAVTDELDPYSRWVGRNPNPTPKQSLAGAALLPAGLVASDSAVSDFRGFVESSLDGKEQTVIDGTELLRRWPVANPDKFAKAETTALAAMLGQFGVGVEPDVRLGGPPITAGPVVLFRTGPATPAAATPMYAAATTLLHLAAVVSAADGTVSPEEQNHLVEHLNAALHLTDGERTRLRAHLTWLLNSDLKTTGLKKRLDALSVAQREGIGQLLVTVAAADGVISPAEVTSLTKIYTLLGLDPASVTSRLHISMTEPSRPATGPVRVREAGPDDAGFAVPARGRHRAPEPAASGVVLDEDVLAAKLEQTAEVSALLRTLFTEDDDTTPHTTPAPAPQEDAQAATATSAEPAAPAGEVIAGLDAPTSALLRELSGRSTWTRAEFDDLAAKHSVMPDGAIDMLNEAAIDACGEPVLEGDDDLDINSEGLEGLLAS, from the coding sequence ATGGTCACCGTGGCCGGGTACAACCTGCCCGGGATGGTGTACGTCGGACGCGGCCTGGCGTCGCCGAAGGCGAACCCGGACCCGTCCCTCATCGACCCGAACCTGCGCGTTGACACCCGCCGGCCCGACCGCGACGGCAAGTCACTGGGGTACTGGCCCTCGTACTCCAACCTCACACCCGGCGCCCGCGCCGCCTACCTCCACTGGCTCTCCACCGGCGCCAGCAACCCCACGGCCCCCATCGGGTACGTCTTCCTGTACTTCTACGGGCTGGAGCGGCGCGCCCTGATCGACATCGCCGCGAACAAGTCACTCGCGCCCGAGGTGGTGAGCATCCGCGCTGAGGTCACCCGGCTGCTCAACATGTACGGCAACAACGGCTCCTTCAGCTCGTACGCGTCCCAGTTCCTGCCCGTCCTGGACCTGCTGGAGGCAACGGCAGGCGACCCGGTCAACGCGCCGGTTCCGCCGCTGGTTCGCCAGACGTGGCCCATCCCCATGACCTTGCGCGTCGCCCTGGGCGACCTGGTGGCTGACGGCCTACCCATCCCGGCACGCTGGGCCCTGGCGTGGGCGTGGTACCACCCCGAGATCTACCCGCGCACGGCGGCCTACCGGTGTCCTGAGGAGTTCGCAGCCCTGTTCACGCTGCGGTACGAGCAGAAGCACAAGGCGGGCATCAAGGTCCGTTCCACGTCCCGGCCGGTGAAGGTGAGCTACTACACCGCCAGTGCAGGAATCGGCGCCGCTGAGCTGGAGATGACCGCCATTCCCGACGTGTTCGAAAGCGCCGGACCAGGTCGGCAGCTGCGGGACCTGTTCGAGGCGGTCACCGACGAACTCGACCCATACAGCCGATGGGTGGGCCGCAACCCCAACCCGACCCCCAAGCAGAGCTTGGCCGGTGCAGCGCTGCTGCCGGCTGGCCTGGTCGCGTCCGACAGCGCCGTGAGCGACTTCCGCGGCTTCGTCGAGAGCTCCTTGGACGGCAAGGAACAGACCGTCATCGACGGCACCGAACTCCTTCGCCGGTGGCCGGTCGCGAACCCGGACAAGTTCGCGAAGGCGGAGACGACCGCTCTGGCGGCCATGCTCGGCCAGTTCGGTGTCGGTGTCGAACCCGACGTCCGGCTCGGCGGACCACCCATCACTGCCGGCCCCGTCGTGCTGTTCCGCACCGGCCCAGCGACGCCGGCCGCTGCCACCCCGATGTACGCAGCCGCCACCACCCTGCTGCACCTGGCCGCCGTCGTGTCCGCCGCAGACGGCACCGTCAGCCCCGAAGAGCAGAACCACCTTGTCGAGCACCTGAACGCAGCCCTGCACCTGACCGACGGGGAACGCACTCGCCTGCGGGCGCACCTGACGTGGCTGCTGAACAGCGACCTGAAGACGACGGGGCTGAAGAAGCGGCTGGACGCCCTGAGTGTGGCTCAGCGTGAAGGCATCGGGCAGCTGCTGGTCACCGTCGCCGCCGCAGACGGAGTCATCTCCCCAGCCGAGGTCACGTCCCTGACCAAGATCTACACCCTGCTCGGCCTCGACCCCGCGTCGGTCACCAGCCGACTGCACATCTCCATGACCGAACCCTCCCGCCCAGCCACAGGCCCGGTGCGGGTGCGCGAAGCCGGACCCGACGATGCCGGGTTCGCCGTCCCCGCCCGTGGCCGGCACCGGGCACCGGAACCAGCAGCATCCGGTGTGGTGCTCGACGAGGACGTCCTGGCCGCCAAACTCGAGCAGACCGCGGAAGTGTCCGCGCTGCTGCGCACCCTGTTCACCGAAGACGACGACACGACCCCGCACACCACGCCGGCCCCGGCGCCTCAGGAAGACGCTCAAGCAGCCACGGCGACCAGCGCTGAACCGGCAGCACCCGCCGGTGAGGTCATTGCCGGCCTGGACGCGCCTACATCAGCCCTGCTGCGTGAGCTCAGCGGACGCAGCACGTGGACCCGGGCAGAGTTCGACGACCTTGCCGCCAAGCACTCCGTGATGCCCGACGGCGCCATCGACATGCTCAACGAAGCCGCCATCGACGCATGCGGTGAACCCGTCCTCGAAGGTGACGACGACCTCGACATCAACTCCGAAGGTCTGGAAGGACTGCTCGCATCATGA
- a CDS encoding ATP-binding protein, producing the protein MTTPATGVDTDRIRPRERDAVLQSLRAGVVPRTGQHHIQVGRAPEVTALLADIDRIVDGGSGSRFVIGEYGSGKTFFLHLVRSIALQRKLVTVHADLSPDRRLHATGGQARSLYAELMRNMATRAKPDGGAMAGVVERFVTQALAEAKSTGQTPEVVIATRLASLTELTRGYDFAEVVGKYWQGHDTGDETLKLDAVRWLRGEFATRTDARAALGVRTIIDDANFYDQLKLLARFVRLAGFDGLLVCLDEMVNLYKLANTQARNANYEQILRILNDSLQGTAQGLGFVFGGTPDFLMDTRRGLYSYAALQSRLAENTFARDGAVDYSGPVLRLANLSPEDFYLLLAKLRHVQASGDQAQYLIPDAGLRSYMEHCASRIGDAYFRTPRNTIKGFLDLLAILEQNPHLSWDDLVATSTITADSDPDLEPLEDDTDTPAAAPAATAGAEDGATVTINTGVPTAGAGSNTTDSDSGDELSSFRL; encoded by the coding sequence ATGACCACCCCCGCCACCGGCGTCGACACCGACCGCATCCGCCCCCGCGAACGCGACGCCGTCCTTCAGTCGTTGCGTGCTGGCGTCGTGCCGCGCACCGGTCAGCACCACATCCAGGTCGGCCGCGCCCCCGAAGTGACCGCGCTCCTGGCCGACATAGACCGCATCGTCGACGGCGGCTCCGGCAGCCGGTTCGTCATCGGCGAGTACGGGTCCGGCAAGACGTTCTTCCTGCACCTGGTCCGCTCCATCGCATTGCAGCGCAAGCTCGTCACCGTCCACGCGGACCTGTCCCCAGACCGGCGCCTGCACGCCACCGGCGGACAGGCCCGCAGCCTGTACGCCGAGCTCATGCGGAACATGGCCACCCGAGCCAAGCCCGACGGCGGCGCCATGGCCGGAGTCGTCGAACGGTTCGTCACCCAAGCCCTCGCGGAAGCCAAGTCCACCGGGCAAACCCCCGAGGTCGTCATCGCCACCCGTCTGGCGTCGCTGACCGAGCTCACCCGCGGGTACGACTTCGCCGAGGTCGTCGGGAAGTACTGGCAGGGGCACGACACCGGCGACGAAACGCTCAAGCTGGACGCGGTCCGGTGGCTGCGCGGCGAGTTCGCGACCCGCACCGACGCCCGCGCAGCGCTCGGGGTGCGCACCATCATCGACGACGCGAACTTCTACGACCAGCTCAAGCTACTGGCACGGTTCGTCCGCCTCGCCGGCTTCGACGGGCTCCTCGTGTGCCTCGACGAGATGGTCAACCTGTACAAGCTCGCCAACACCCAGGCACGCAACGCGAACTACGAACAGATTCTGCGCATCCTCAACGACAGCCTCCAAGGGACCGCGCAAGGTCTCGGGTTCGTCTTCGGCGGCACCCCTGACTTCCTCATGGACACCCGCCGCGGCCTGTACTCCTACGCCGCCCTGCAGTCCCGGCTGGCGGAGAACACGTTCGCCCGCGACGGCGCCGTCGACTACTCCGGCCCCGTCCTGCGGTTGGCCAACCTGAGCCCGGAGGACTTCTACCTGCTCCTGGCCAAGCTGCGGCACGTCCAGGCCAGCGGCGACCAGGCCCAGTACCTCATCCCGGACGCCGGGCTGCGGTCCTACATGGAGCACTGCGCCTCCCGCATCGGCGACGCGTACTTCCGCACGCCCCGCAACACCATCAAGGGGTTCCTGGACCTGCTCGCCATCCTCGAGCAGAACCCGCACCTGTCCTGGGACGACCTGGTCGCCACCAGCACCATCACCGCCGACAGCGACCCGGACCTCGAACCGCTCGAGGACGACACCGACACCCCCGCGGCCGCACCGGCCGCAACGGCCGGAGCCGAGGATGGCGCGACGGTCACCATCAACACTGGCGTCCCCACCGCAGGTGCCGGGTCGAACACGACGGACAGCGACAGTGGTGACGAGCTCTCCAGCTTCCGCCTCTGA
- a CDS encoding DEAD/DEAH box helicase codes for MWDQGWPALRPIQEHAATAIAPGDRDVIVAAATASGKTEAAWLPIISTLAGAPDSVVCADAAGGGVQALYVSPLKALINDQADRLESLCDGADIPVHRWHGDVAASHKQRLRKTPSGVLLITPESLESLFVNHGSDAARILAGLRYVVIDELHAFIGTERGAQLQSLLHRTELVIRRRVPRIALSATLGDLRTAGHFLRPGGGDHVTLVTDDGAERGELLLQLRGYVDTDPRTNPDTTPTCERDIADHLFRVLRGRDNLVFANSRANVETYTDLLSRASEALRVPNEFHAHHGNLSKDLREHVEARLKDPATPTTAVCTSTLEMGIDIGSADSIAQIGAPFSVSALRQRIGRAGRRGKPGVLRMYITEPEVTPTTSAPDRIRAQLVQSIAMVDLLLDRWYEPPSTGALHLSTLTQQVLSVIAQRGGAHAGQLFDALCRTGPFHRVDQATFIALLRDLGAAELIEQDASGLLLHGRIGERLANHYSFYSAFTTSEEYRLVADGRTLGSLPIEHPLMPGTYILFGGRRWQVVSVDTRGHVIQLTAAAGGRPPAFSGGSGHIDDTVRRRMRDVYRSPDVPAYLDATATDLLDEGRRAFHQLRLHLHSVLPDGNSAQLFPWRGDKVMNTLAVVLAAQGHRVGQEGVSLSVAGITARDLHQLIRDLAGTDPPDAEALAATVSNTAVEKYDEFLSPTLAARAYAASQLDVAGAWQALGDIAAEPTPDSAWVVIERRDTVDTPDRPVLGLTPFSVIDVETTGFAAHRRDRVIELAIVHTDHTGNVTDTWHTLINPDRDPGPTHLHGITPELLAGAPRFPDVLPYIAAQLAGTIVVAHNALFDLGFLSAEFLRTGHQPPAWPALCTMDLAGHFTDARRLHDCCHAAGITLTGAHTALGDATATAALLEHYLRTAPALGVDPFESLAGDDLPLTAAAPCSAPTVKARTAPAPLPARQGLSLLRARAALAGPADPAASAYLDVLARALDDLHLSQEERHDLKHTAHTWGLDDEHARSLNRLLLAQLNPHLSEAERARVSEALDSD; via the coding sequence GTGTGGGACCAAGGCTGGCCGGCGCTACGGCCCATCCAGGAGCACGCCGCCACCGCCATCGCCCCCGGCGACCGGGACGTCATCGTCGCCGCCGCGACGGCCAGCGGGAAGACCGAAGCGGCATGGCTGCCCATCATCTCCACCCTCGCTGGCGCCCCCGACAGCGTCGTCTGCGCGGACGCCGCGGGCGGTGGCGTGCAGGCGTTGTACGTGTCGCCGCTGAAAGCTCTCATCAACGACCAGGCCGACCGCCTGGAATCCCTGTGCGACGGCGCTGACATCCCCGTGCACCGCTGGCACGGAGACGTTGCCGCCTCCCACAAGCAGCGGCTGCGCAAGACTCCGTCCGGGGTGCTGCTCATCACGCCCGAATCGCTCGAGTCGCTGTTCGTCAACCATGGCAGCGACGCGGCCCGCATCCTCGCCGGCCTGCGTTACGTCGTCATCGACGAGTTGCACGCGTTCATCGGCACCGAGAGAGGCGCCCAGCTGCAGTCGCTGCTGCACCGCACCGAGCTCGTCATCCGCCGCCGCGTCCCGCGCATCGCCCTGTCCGCCACCCTCGGCGACCTGCGCACCGCCGGGCACTTCCTGCGACCAGGCGGCGGCGACCACGTCACCCTCGTGACCGATGACGGAGCCGAGCGCGGCGAGCTGCTCCTTCAGCTGCGCGGGTACGTCGACACCGACCCCCGCACCAACCCGGACACCACGCCCACGTGCGAGCGCGACATCGCCGACCACCTGTTCAGGGTGCTGCGCGGCCGCGACAACCTGGTCTTTGCGAACTCCCGCGCAAACGTCGAGACGTACACCGACCTACTCAGCCGGGCCAGCGAAGCCCTGCGCGTTCCGAACGAGTTCCATGCCCACCACGGCAACCTGTCCAAGGACCTGCGCGAACACGTTGAAGCGCGCCTGAAAGACCCAGCCACCCCGACGACCGCGGTATGCACCTCCACCCTCGAAATGGGCATAGACATCGGCTCGGCCGACTCCATCGCCCAAATCGGGGCGCCGTTCAGCGTGTCCGCGCTGCGCCAACGCATCGGACGTGCCGGCCGCCGCGGCAAGCCCGGCGTCCTACGCATGTACATCACCGAGCCGGAAGTGACGCCCACCACGAGCGCACCGGACCGCATCCGTGCCCAGCTCGTCCAGTCCATCGCCATGGTCGACCTGCTCCTGGACCGCTGGTACGAACCACCCTCGACGGGCGCCCTGCACCTGTCGACCCTGACCCAGCAGGTTCTGTCCGTCATCGCCCAGCGCGGCGGCGCGCACGCCGGCCAGCTGTTCGACGCCCTGTGCAGAACCGGGCCATTCCACCGGGTCGACCAAGCAACGTTCATCGCCCTGCTGCGCGACCTCGGCGCGGCCGAGCTCATCGAACAGGACGCCTCCGGCCTGCTGCTGCACGGCCGCATCGGCGAACGCCTCGCCAACCACTACTCGTTCTACAGCGCGTTCACCACCAGCGAGGAGTACCGCCTCGTCGCCGACGGCCGCACCCTCGGCTCCCTGCCCATCGAGCACCCACTCATGCCGGGCACGTACATCCTGTTCGGCGGACGACGCTGGCAGGTCGTGTCCGTCGACACCCGCGGCCACGTCATCCAGCTCACCGCCGCCGCTGGCGGACGCCCGCCCGCGTTCAGTGGCGGCAGCGGCCACATCGACGACACCGTCCGCCGCCGCATGCGCGACGTGTACCGCAGCCCCGACGTCCCGGCATACCTCGACGCGACCGCCACCGACCTGCTCGACGAGGGCCGGCGCGCGTTCCACCAACTGCGCCTGCACCTGCACTCGGTCCTGCCCGACGGGAACAGCGCCCAACTGTTCCCCTGGCGTGGCGACAAGGTCATGAACACCCTCGCCGTCGTCCTCGCCGCGCAAGGTCACCGCGTCGGGCAGGAAGGGGTGTCCCTGTCCGTCGCCGGCATTACCGCCCGTGATCTGCACCAGCTGATCCGTGACCTCGCCGGTACCGACCCGCCGGACGCCGAGGCGCTCGCCGCCACCGTGAGCAACACCGCCGTGGAGAAGTACGACGAGTTCCTCAGCCCGACCCTGGCGGCCCGCGCGTACGCGGCCAGCCAGCTCGACGTGGCCGGGGCATGGCAGGCCCTGGGCGACATCGCCGCCGAACCCACACCGGACTCGGCGTGGGTCGTGATCGAGCGCCGCGACACCGTGGACACGCCCGACCGGCCTGTCTTGGGCCTCACCCCGTTCAGCGTTATCGACGTCGAAACGACCGGGTTCGCCGCGCACCGGCGCGACCGCGTCATCGAGCTCGCCATCGTTCACACCGACCACACCGGGAACGTCACCGACACCTGGCACACGCTCATCAACCCCGACCGCGACCCCGGCCCCACCCACCTGCACGGCATCACGCCCGAGCTTCTCGCCGGCGCCCCCCGCTTCCCCGACGTTCTGCCGTACATCGCCGCACAACTGGCCGGCACCATCGTCGTCGCGCACAACGCCCTGTTCGACCTCGGGTTCCTGTCCGCAGAGTTCCTCCGCACCGGCCACCAACCTCCCGCATGGCCGGCGCTGTGCACCATGGACCTCGCCGGGCACTTCACCGACGCGCGTCGCCTTCACGACTGCTGCCACGCCGCCGGCATCACCCTCACCGGGGCGCACACCGCCCTCGGTGACGCCACCGCCACCGCAGCCCTGCTCGAGCATTACCTGCGCACCGCACCGGCCCTCGGCGTCGACCCGTTCGAATCACTGGCAGGCGACGACCTGCCCCTGACCGCAGCCGCCCCGTGCTCTGCGCCGACCGTCAAAGCCCGCACCGCACCGGCACCCCTGCCGGCGCGCCAGGGCCTGTCACTGCTTCGCGCACGAGCCGCACTCGCCGGTCCGGCCGACCCGGCAGCCAGTGCCTACCTGGACGTGCTCGCCCGCGCGCTGGACGACCTGCACCTCAGCCAGGAGGAGCGCCACGACCTCAAGCACACCGCGCACACGTGGGGCCTGGACGACGAGCACGCCCGTTCCCTCAACAGGCTCCTGCTGGCCCAGCTCAACCCGCACCTCAGCGAGGCCGAACGGGCGCGTGTCAGTGAAGCGCTCGACAGCGACTGA